A stretch of the Oncorhynchus clarkii lewisi isolate Uvic-CL-2024 chromosome 9, UVic_Ocla_1.0, whole genome shotgun sequence genome encodes the following:
- the LOC139416325 gene encoding mRNA export factor isoform X2 yields MSLFGTSTGFGAGGFGAATTDTHNPMKDVEVTSPPDDSISCLAFSPPAMPGNFLIGGSWANDVRCWEVQDNGQTVPKAQQMHTGPVLDVCWSEDGSKVFTASCDKTAKMWDLNSNQAIQIAQHDAPIRTVHWIKAPNYNCIMTGSWDKTLKFWDTRSPNPMMSLQLPERCYCADVVYPMAVVASAERGLIVYQLENQPSEFRRIDSPLKHQHRCIAIFKDKQNKPAGFALGSIEGRVAIHYINPPNPAKDNFTFKCHRSNGTNTTTPQDIYAVNAISFHPVHGTLATVGSDGRFSFWDKDARTKLKTSEQLDQPITACSFNNNGNIFAYASSYDWSKGHEYYNPQKKNYIFLRNATEELKPRNKKW; encoded by the exons ATGAGCTTGTTTGGGACCAGCACTGGGTTTGGCGCAGGGGGATTCGGAGCGGCAACCACGGACACACACAACCCAATGAAG GATGTGGAAGTAACCTCACCCCCAGATGACAGCATCAGTTGCTTGGCGTTTAGTCCCCCTGCCATGCCAGGGAACTTCTTGATAGGGGGGTCCTGGGCCAATGAT GTGAGGTGTTGGGAGGTACAGGACAATGGGCAGACAGTCCCCAAAGCCCAGCAAATGCACACAGGTCCAGTCCTTGATGTCTGCTGGAGCGAA GATGGAAGCAAGGTTTTCACTGCATCTTGTGATAAGACTGCCAAAATGTGGGATCTCAACAGCAACCAGGCAATACAGATCGCACAG CATGATGCTCCTATCAGAACAGTCCACTGGATCAAAGCCCCCAACTACAACTGCATCATGACAGGCAGCTGGGACAAAACTCTGAAG TTCTGGGACACCCGTTCGCCCAACCCAATGATGTCCCTGCAGCTGCCGGAGAGGTGCTACTGTGCAGACGTG GTGTATCCCATGGCAGTGGTAGCATCGGCAGAGCGAGGTTTGATTGTATATCAGCTTGAGAACCAGCCGTCCGAGTTCAGGAGGATAGACTCACCACTCAAACACCAG CACCGCTGCATAGCCATCTTTAAGGACAAACAGAACAAGCCTGCTGGATTTGCTCTTGGGAGCATTGAAGGGCGGGTCGCCATTCACTACATCAACCCTCCTAACCC AGCCAAGGATAACTTCACCTTCAAGTGCCACAGGTCGAATGGAAccaacacaaccacaccacaagACATCTATGCT GTGAATGCCATCTCCTTCCACCCTGTCCACGGTACACTGGCGACTGTTGGGTCTGACGGTCGCTTTAGCTTCTGGGATAAAGACGCTCGCACCAAGCTGAAGACCTCGGAGCAGCTGGACCAGCCAATCACAGCTTGCTCGTTCAACAACAACGGCAACATCTTTGCCTACGCCTCTAGCTATGACTGGTCAAAG GGGCATGAGTACTACAACCCTCAGAAAAAGAACTACATCTTCCTGCGTAATGCTACTGAGGAGCTGAAACCTCGGAATAAGAAATGGTGA
- the LOC139416323 gene encoding vesicle-associated membrane protein-associated protein B/C-like, with the protein MSERLTNVCDMARQEQVLQLEPPHELKFRGPFTDVVTATLKLGNPTDRNVCFKVKTTAPRRYCVRPNSGIIDAGTSINVSVMLQPFDYDPNEKSKHKFMVQSMLAPYDMTDMEGVWKEAKPEELMDSKLRCAFELPLENDKIHASESNTNVSSAPVKPELSSLPKSASSSLDDGEVKKITEECKRLQMEVQRLREENKQIREDDGLRKRKVTSMVSSTHSSSSQAMTKEEGLSTRVLALCVLFFVIGVIIGKLVL; encoded by the exons ATGTCAGAAAGGCTTACGAACGTCTGTGACATGGCCAGACAAGAACAAGTCCTCCAGCTTGAGCCACCACACGAACTGAAATTTAGAG GTCCATTTACAGATGTTGTCACGGCCACCCTGAAGCTAGGCAACCCAACGGATAGAAATGTCTGTTTCAAAGTCAAGACGACCGCGCCCCGTCGATACTGTGTCCGTCCAAACAGTGGCATCATCGACGCAGGCACCTCAATCAATGTGTCTG TTATGCTGCAGCCTTTCGACTATGATCCCAATGAAAAGAGCAAACACAAATTCATGGTGCAGTCCATGCTTGCTCCGTATGACATGACTGACATGGAAGGGGTG TGGAAAGAGGCAAAGCCAGAGGAGCTGATGGACTCCAAGTTGAGATGTGCATTTGAGCTGCCGCTAGAGAATGACAAAATT CATGCCAGTGAAAGCAACACAAATGTGTCCTCCGCCCCCGTAAAGCCAGAGCTCTCCTCACTCCCTAAGTCGGCCAGCTCCTCCCTGGATGACGGGGAGGTGAAGAAGATCACGGAGGAGTGCAAGAGGCTGCAGATGGAGGTCCAGAGGCTACGGGAAGAGAACAAACAGATCAGG GAGGACGATGGTCTGCGGAAGAGGAAAGTCACCTCCATGGTGTCCTCCAcccactcctcttcctcccaggCCATGACGAAGGAGGAGGGCCTAAGTACCCGTGTTCTGGCGCTCTGCGTGCTGTTCTTCGTCATCGGAGTCATCATCGGGAAATTGGTCCTGTAG
- the LOC139416326 gene encoding eukaryotic translation initiation factor 2 subunit 2-like → MSGDEMIFDPNMTKKKKKKKKPFMLEEEGGDGVAEDTQQVEAKEVEPDGGEDREFDLDEDEGRKKEQSDDLDDLNFFNQKKKKKKPKKGFDNDIEEGIKELKIEEEQSEAAEEDDLDLQLPAKKKKSKKVDFQEEGEILEKDDGLEDDEGGKNDGISFSSQSGPAWLGTDRDYTYDELLNRVFNIMREKNPDMVAGEKRKFIMKPPQVVRVGTKKTSFVNFTDICKLLHRQPKHLLAFLLAELGTSGSIDGNNQLVIKGRFQQKQIENVLRRYIKEYVTCHTCRSPDTILQKDTRLYFLQCETCHSRCSVASIKTGFQAVTGKRAQLRAKAN, encoded by the exons ATGTCAGGAGACGAA ATGATATTCGACCCCAACatgaccaagaagaagaagaagaagaagaagcctttCATGCTGGAAGAAGAAGGTGGAGACGGAGTGGCAGAGGACACACAGCAGGTAGAGGCCAAGGAGGTGGAACCTGACGGTGGGGAGGACAGAGAGTTCGACCTGGACGAGGACGAGGGAAGGAAGAAAG AGCAATCCGACGATCTTGATGACCTGAACTTTTTTAaccagaagaaaaagaagaagaagcccAAGAAAGGGTTTGATAATGACATTGAGGAGGGGATAAAG GAGCTGAAAATTGAAGAAGAGCAGAGCGAGGCAGCGGAAGAGGACGACTTGGATCTTCAGTTGCCAGCAAAGAAAAAAAAGTCCAAGAAGGTTGACTtccaggaggaaggagagatactTGAGAAGGACGATG GCCTCGAGGacgatgaggggggaaaaaatgatGGCATCTCATTCAGCTCCCAGTCTGGTCCGGCGTggttagggacagacagagactacACATATGATGAG CTGCTGAACCGCGTCTTCAACATCATGCGGGAGAAGAACCCTGACATGGTGGCCGGAGAGAAGAGAAAGTTTATTATGAAGCCCCCTCAGGTGGTCCGAGTGGGCACCAAGAAGACCTCGTTTGTCAACTTCACTGATATCTGTAAACT GTTGCATCGTCAGCCAAAACATCTTCTGGCATTTTTATTGGCTGAGCTGGGGACAAG TGGCTCCATAGATGGAAATAATCAGCTTGTGATCAAAGGAAGATTTCAACAGAAACAGATTGAAAATGTCTTGAGAAGATATATTA AGGAATATGTGACATGTCACACGTGTCGCTCCCCTGACACCATCCTACAAAAGGACACCCGTCTCTACTTCCTCCAGTGTGAGACCTGCCACTCACGCTGCTCCGTGGCCAGCATCAAGACTGGCTTCCAGGCTGTCACGGGCAAGAGGGCACAGCTCCGTGCCAAAGCCAACTAA
- the LOC139416325 gene encoding mRNA export factor isoform X1, whose product MSLFGTSTGFGAGGFGAATTDTHNPMKDVEVTSPPDDSISCLAFSPPAMPGNFLIGGSWANDVRCWEVQDNGQTVPKAQQMHTGPVLDVCWSEDGSKVFTASCDKTAKMWDLNSNQAIQIAQHDAPIRTVHWIKAPNYNCIMTGSWDKTLKFWDTRSPNPMMSLQLPERCYCADVVYPMAVVASAERGLIVYQLENQPSEFRRIDSPLKHQVTGFTYQHRCIAIFKDKQNKPAGFALGSIEGRVAIHYINPPNPAKDNFTFKCHRSNGTNTTTPQDIYAVNAISFHPVHGTLATVGSDGRFSFWDKDARTKLKTSEQLDQPITACSFNNNGNIFAYASSYDWSKGHEYYNPQKKNYIFLRNATEELKPRNKK is encoded by the exons ATGAGCTTGTTTGGGACCAGCACTGGGTTTGGCGCAGGGGGATTCGGAGCGGCAACCACGGACACACACAACCCAATGAAG GATGTGGAAGTAACCTCACCCCCAGATGACAGCATCAGTTGCTTGGCGTTTAGTCCCCCTGCCATGCCAGGGAACTTCTTGATAGGGGGGTCCTGGGCCAATGAT GTGAGGTGTTGGGAGGTACAGGACAATGGGCAGACAGTCCCCAAAGCCCAGCAAATGCACACAGGTCCAGTCCTTGATGTCTGCTGGAGCGAA GATGGAAGCAAGGTTTTCACTGCATCTTGTGATAAGACTGCCAAAATGTGGGATCTCAACAGCAACCAGGCAATACAGATCGCACAG CATGATGCTCCTATCAGAACAGTCCACTGGATCAAAGCCCCCAACTACAACTGCATCATGACAGGCAGCTGGGACAAAACTCTGAAG TTCTGGGACACCCGTTCGCCCAACCCAATGATGTCCCTGCAGCTGCCGGAGAGGTGCTACTGTGCAGACGTG GTGTATCCCATGGCAGTGGTAGCATCGGCAGAGCGAGGTTTGATTGTATATCAGCTTGAGAACCAGCCGTCCGAGTTCAGGAGGATAGACTCACCACTCAAACACCAGGTGACTGGTTTCACATACCAG CACCGCTGCATAGCCATCTTTAAGGACAAACAGAACAAGCCTGCTGGATTTGCTCTTGGGAGCATTGAAGGGCGGGTCGCCATTCACTACATCAACCCTCCTAACCC AGCCAAGGATAACTTCACCTTCAAGTGCCACAGGTCGAATGGAAccaacacaaccacaccacaagACATCTATGCT GTGAATGCCATCTCCTTCCACCCTGTCCACGGTACACTGGCGACTGTTGGGTCTGACGGTCGCTTTAGCTTCTGGGATAAAGACGCTCGCACCAAGCTGAAGACCTCGGAGCAGCTGGACCAGCCAATCACAGCTTGCTCGTTCAACAACAACGGCAACATCTTTGCCTACGCCTCTAGCTATGACTGGTCAAAG GGGCATGAGTACTACAACCCTCAGAAAAAGAACTACATCTTCCTGCGTAATGCTACTGAGGAGCTGAAACCTCGGAATAAGAAATG a
- the LOC139416325 gene encoding mRNA export factor isoform X3 translates to MSLFGTSTGFGAGGFGAATTDTHNPMKDVEVTSPPDDSISCLAFSPPAMPGNFLIGGSWANDVRCWEVQDNGQTVPKAQQMHTGPVLDVCWSEDGSKVFTASCDKTAKMWDLNSNQAIQIAQHDAPIRTVHWIKAPNYNCIMTGSWDKTLKFWDTRSPNPMMSLQLPERCYCADVVYPMAVVASAERGLIVYQLENQPSEFRRIDSPLKHQHRCIAIFKDKQNKPAGFALGSIEGRVAIHYINPPNPAKDNFTFKCHRSNGTNTTTPQDIYAVNAISFHPVHGTLATVGSDGRFSFWDKDARTKLKTSEQLDQPITACSFNNNGNIFAYASSYDWSKGHEYYNPQKKNYIFLRNATEELKPRNKK, encoded by the exons ATGAGCTTGTTTGGGACCAGCACTGGGTTTGGCGCAGGGGGATTCGGAGCGGCAACCACGGACACACACAACCCAATGAAG GATGTGGAAGTAACCTCACCCCCAGATGACAGCATCAGTTGCTTGGCGTTTAGTCCCCCTGCCATGCCAGGGAACTTCTTGATAGGGGGGTCCTGGGCCAATGAT GTGAGGTGTTGGGAGGTACAGGACAATGGGCAGACAGTCCCCAAAGCCCAGCAAATGCACACAGGTCCAGTCCTTGATGTCTGCTGGAGCGAA GATGGAAGCAAGGTTTTCACTGCATCTTGTGATAAGACTGCCAAAATGTGGGATCTCAACAGCAACCAGGCAATACAGATCGCACAG CATGATGCTCCTATCAGAACAGTCCACTGGATCAAAGCCCCCAACTACAACTGCATCATGACAGGCAGCTGGGACAAAACTCTGAAG TTCTGGGACACCCGTTCGCCCAACCCAATGATGTCCCTGCAGCTGCCGGAGAGGTGCTACTGTGCAGACGTG GTGTATCCCATGGCAGTGGTAGCATCGGCAGAGCGAGGTTTGATTGTATATCAGCTTGAGAACCAGCCGTCCGAGTTCAGGAGGATAGACTCACCACTCAAACACCAG CACCGCTGCATAGCCATCTTTAAGGACAAACAGAACAAGCCTGCTGGATTTGCTCTTGGGAGCATTGAAGGGCGGGTCGCCATTCACTACATCAACCCTCCTAACCC AGCCAAGGATAACTTCACCTTCAAGTGCCACAGGTCGAATGGAAccaacacaaccacaccacaagACATCTATGCT GTGAATGCCATCTCCTTCCACCCTGTCCACGGTACACTGGCGACTGTTGGGTCTGACGGTCGCTTTAGCTTCTGGGATAAAGACGCTCGCACCAAGCTGAAGACCTCGGAGCAGCTGGACCAGCCAATCACAGCTTGCTCGTTCAACAACAACGGCAACATCTTTGCCTACGCCTCTAGCTATGACTGGTCAAAG GGGCATGAGTACTACAACCCTCAGAAAAAGAACTACATCTTCCTGCGTAATGCTACTGAGGAGCTGAAACCTCGGAATAAGAAATG a
- the LOC139416324 gene encoding charged multivesicular body protein 4c-like — protein MSVFGKLFGGGGKGGKGPSPQDAIQKLRDTEQMLAKKQDFLEKKIDQELITAKKNGTKNKRAALQALKRKKRYENQLTQIDGTLSTIEFQREALENANTNTEVLKNMGFAAKAMKAAHENMDIDKVDDLMQDITEQQELAQEISDAISKPVGFGEEFDEDELLAELDELEQEELDKNLLEIGGTEDAHLPNVPSTSLPSRPAKEDEDEDEMDDLQRWAMEAI, from the exons ATGTCCGTGTTTGGGAAGCTGTTCGGCGGTGGGGGGAAAGGAGGGAAAGGGCCGAGTCCACAAGATGCGATTCAGAAACTCCGAGACACAGAGCAGATGTTAGCGAAGAAACAGGACTTTCTAGAGAAAAAGATTGACCAGGAACTAATAACTGCAAAGAAAAACGGCACAAAAAACAAACGAG CGGCCCTGCAGGCCTTGAAAAGGAAGAAGCGGTACGAGAACCAGCTTACCCAGATCGATGGCACATTGTCCACCATCGAGTTCCAGAGGGAGGCGCTGGAAAATGCCAATACCAACACTGAAGTGCTCAAAAACATGGGCTTTGCCGCCAAGGCAATGAAGGCTGCCCATGAAAACAT GGACATAGACAAAGTAGATGACTTGATGCAAGACATCACTGAGCAGCAGGAGCTGGCGCAAGAAATCTCAGATGCCATCTCAAAACCTGTAGGCTTTGGAGAGGAGTTTGATGAG GATGAACTCCTGGCAGAGTTGGATGAGCTGGAACAAGAGGAATTGGACAAAAACTTGCTGGAGATCGGCGGGACAGAAGATGCCCATCTACCCAATGTGCCTTCTACTTCATTACCCTCCAGACCAG ccAAGGAGGATGAAGACGAGGATGAAATGGATGACTTACAGCGCTGGGCGATGGAGGCCATATAG